A genomic region of Deltaproteobacteria bacterium contains the following coding sequences:
- the ubiG gene encoding bifunctional 2-polyprenyl-6-hydroxyphenol methylase/3-demethylubiquinol 3-O-methyltransferase UbiG: MESMAEITESQKFDAFGKEWWSPKGRFVSLHRINPLRFSYFSGKVEGGLKDKKVLDIGCGGGILSEEFAKTGAFVTGIDLSPVAIDAAKGHAKEQGLDIDYKVSSVSQLRTPNSELRTYFDIVICAEVLEHVDDLSKFLKDACSLLKIGGYFFFSTLNKTLSSRFFAIFMAENILNMVPKGTHDFKRFIRPSFLVKLLQENGVSVEEIKGMRFDPLLFDFRISDNTSINYLGYGVKNGRTNGHP; encoded by the coding sequence ATGGAATCTATGGCAGAAATTACAGAATCTCAAAAATTTGATGCATTTGGCAAAGAGTGGTGGAGTCCGAAAGGCAGGTTTGTATCGCTTCACAGGATTAACCCTTTAAGATTTTCATATTTTTCAGGCAAGGTTGAAGGAGGTCTCAAGGATAAAAAGGTTCTTGATATAGGCTGCGGGGGCGGCATACTTTCAGAGGAATTTGCAAAGACAGGGGCTTTTGTTACAGGGATTGATTTATCCCCTGTTGCAATTGATGCTGCAAAAGGACATGCAAAGGAACAAGGACTTGATATTGATTATAAGGTGTCTTCTGTTTCTCAACTCCGAACTCCGAACTCCGAACTCCGAACTTACTTTGACATCGTTATCTGCGCCGAGGTTCTGGAGCATGTGGATGACCTTTCAAAATTTCTGAAAGACGCATGCAGTCTTTTAAAAATAGGCGGCTATTTTTTTTTCTCAACTCTGAATAAGACCCTCTCATCAAGGTTTTTTGCCATATTCATGGCAGAGAACATCTTAAACATGGTTCCAAAAGGCACGCATGATTTCAAAAGATTTATAAGACCATCTTTTCTTGTAAAACTTTTGCAGGAAAATGGTGTAAGTGTTGAAGAGATTAAAGGAATGAGATTTGACCCCTTGCTCTTTGATTTCAGGATTTCAGACAATACAAGTATAAACTACTTGGGGTATGGAGTAAAAAATGGGAGGACAAATGGGCATCCTTGA
- the fabI gene encoding enoyl-ACP reductase FabI: MGILDNKKAIIFGVANERSIAWAIAQALQREGAELAFTYAGAVLESRVRPLAESIGSKLILPCDATNDAEIDAVFENIKSQWGGLDILIHSIAFANKEELKGMFVDTSRDGFKLAMDVSAYSLVALAKRAYPLMTNGGSIITMTYYGSEKVVPNYNVMGVAKAALEASVKYLAADLGQKNIRVNAISAGPIKTLAAMGISGFRDMLQVVEGKAPLKRNVTTEDVANTAVYLAGSLSSGVTGEIIYVDAGYNIVGM; this comes from the coding sequence ATGGGCATCCTTGATAACAAAAAGGCAATAATCTTTGGTGTTGCGAATGAAAGAAGCATTGCATGGGCAATAGCACAGGCTTTGCAAAGAGAAGGCGCTGAACTTGCATTTACATACGCAGGCGCTGTGCTTGAAAGCAGGGTGAGACCCCTTGCAGAGTCTATTGGTTCAAAACTCATTCTGCCATGCGATGCAACAAACGATGCAGAGATAGATGCTGTTTTTGAAAATATAAAAAGTCAGTGGGGCGGTCTTGACATCCTTATTCATTCCATTGCATTTGCAAATAAAGAAGAATTAAAAGGCATGTTTGTTGACACATCAAGGGATGGATTTAAACTTGCGATGGATGTGAGCGCATATTCCCTTGTGGCTTTGGCAAAGCGGGCATATCCCCTTATGACAAACGGCGGCAGTATAATAACAATGACATATTACGGAAGTGAGAAGGTTGTGCCTAACTATAATGTAATGGGTGTTGCAAAGGCGGCATTAGAGGCAAGTGTGAAATATCTTGCAGCAGACTTGGGGCAGAAAAACATAAGGGTTAATGCCATATCAGCAGGTCCTATTAAAACCCTTGCAGCAATGGGTATAAGCGGATTCAGAGATATGCTGCAGGTTGTTGAAGGTAAAGCCCCTCTCAAGAGAAATGTTACGACAGAGGATGTGGCAAATACAGCAGTCTATCTGGCAGGCAGTCTTTCAAGCGGCGTAACAGGGGAGATTATATATGTTGATGCAGGTTATAACATTGTAGGGATGTAA
- a CDS encoding ABC-F family ATP-binding cassette domain-containing protein, which translates to MLKVSGLEKSYGRQVIFDNVSFVMNPGERIGLVGRNGHGKTTLFKMILGEEEPDSAVISIPNYYTIGHLSQHIRFTEDTVLKEGCISLPVSDDGIDESYKVKSILMGLGFSTDDFDRSPSMLSGGYQIRLNLAKVLVSEPNLLLLDEPTNYLDIVSVRWLTRFLRNWKGELIIITHDREFMDSVTTHTMGIHRCKMKKIAGPTQKFYQQIAQEEEIHEKTRIGDERKRAEVGDFINRFRAKASKAKAVQSRVKALLKMEKLDKLSDIRTLDFSFKSAPFPGKWLMNAANISFSYHHDSLPLINGLDIAVGKNDRIAIIGKNGKGKTTLLSILAGELQPQTGAVQHNQNLSIAYFGQTNINRLNPQKTVEMEIMDTHSDCNMGAGRKICGIMMFDGDKALKKIEVLSGGEKSRVLLGKLLVTPANLLLLDEPTNHLDMDSIDSMVEAIEAFDGGVIIVTHSEMILNSVATRLIVFDNGKVELFEGTYQEFLDQVGWESERAEEADNSRPISKQNNNINKKEMRRRRSQLNENRSKILGPLQKMIAAVEKSIMFLEKDVENESRILVEASEKGDGETISTASVFIHKLNSQIETLFKELESLTSEHDAKSKEFEQRMIELISPDSSSFTSTPAVMRTAETSDILYKSS; encoded by the coding sequence ATGCTTAAGGTCAGTGGTTTGGAAAAATCATACGGAAGACAGGTGATTTTTGACAATGTGAGTTTTGTAATGAATCCCGGGGAACGGATTGGATTAGTCGGCAGGAACGGGCACGGCAAAACAACACTCTTCAAGATGATCCTCGGAGAGGAAGAGCCGGACTCAGCCGTTATCAGCATTCCGAATTATTATACTATCGGTCATCTTTCCCAGCATATCCGTTTTACTGAAGATACTGTTCTGAAAGAGGGATGCATTAGTCTTCCTGTATCTGATGATGGGATTGATGAAAGTTACAAGGTAAAGAGCATCCTCATGGGTCTCGGATTTTCTACGGATGATTTTGACCGGAGTCCTTCCATGCTCTCCGGCGGATACCAGATTCGTTTGAACCTTGCCAAAGTGCTGGTCTCAGAGCCTAACCTCCTCCTTCTTGACGAGCCGACAAATTATCTGGACATTGTATCCGTGCGGTGGCTGACGAGGTTTCTCCGCAATTGGAAAGGCGAACTCATAATCATCACACACGACCGTGAATTTATGGACAGCGTAACAACTCACACTATGGGCATTCACCGCTGCAAGATGAAGAAGATTGCCGGGCCTACCCAAAAATTTTATCAGCAGATAGCGCAGGAAGAAGAAATCCATGAGAAGACCCGCATTGGAGATGAAAGAAAACGTGCAGAGGTGGGGGACTTTATAAACCGCTTCAGGGCAAAGGCATCCAAGGCAAAGGCTGTTCAGTCGCGGGTAAAGGCGCTTCTTAAGATGGAAAAACTTGACAAACTGTCGGATATACGAACCCTTGATTTTTCATTCAAGTCCGCGCCCTTTCCGGGCAAATGGCTGATGAATGCGGCAAACATATCGTTTTCTTACCATCATGATAGTCTGCCGCTTATTAACGGCTTGGACATAGCAGTTGGGAAAAACGACAGGATTGCCATTATAGGCAAAAACGGAAAAGGCAAGACTACCCTCTTAAGCATACTTGCAGGCGAGTTGCAGCCGCAGACAGGAGCGGTGCAGCACAATCAAAATTTATCTATCGCCTATTTCGGTCAGACCAATATCAACCGCCTTAACCCTCAAAAAACCGTTGAGATGGAGATTATGGACACGCATTCGGATTGCAATATGGGCGCTGGCCGCAAGATATGCGGAATCATGATGTTTGACGGCGACAAGGCTCTTAAAAAGATAGAGGTGCTTTCTGGCGGCGAAAAGAGCAGGGTTTTACTTGGGAAACTGCTGGTAACCCCTGCCAATCTGCTTCTCTTGGACGAACCTACCAATCATCTGGATATGGACTCTATTGATTCCATGGTTGAGGCTATTGAGGCATTTGACGGCGGTGTGATTATCGTAACTCACAGCGAGATGATTCTCAACAGTGTAGCCACCCGGCTTATCGTATTTGACAACGGCAAGGTAGAGTTGTTCGAGGGAACCTATCAGGAATTTTTGGATCAGGTAGGATGGGAAAGTGAGAGGGCGGAAGAGGCTGACAACAGCCGTCCAATCAGCAAACAAAACAATAATATCAATAAAAAAGAGATGCGGAGGCGGAGGTCTCAATTAAACGAAAACCGTTCAAAGATATTAGGACCTCTGCAAAAGATGATTGCTGCTGTTGAAAAGAGCATCATGTTTTTGGAAAAGGATGTGGAAAATGAGAGCCGAATCCTTGTTGAGGCTTCGGAAAAGGGAGATGGCGAAACCATATCAACGGCATCCGTTTTCATTCATAAATTGAACAGTCAGATTGAAACCCTTTTTAAGGAGTTGGAGTCCTTAACCAGTGAGCATGATGCGAAGTCCAAAGAATTTGAACAAAGGATGATAGAATTGATAAGTCCTGACTCATCATCATTTACATCAACCCCTGCTGTTATGCGCACGGCAGAAACAAGCGACATTCTGTATAAGTCTTCATAA
- a CDS encoding response regulator has protein sequence MTGKILLADDSVTIQKVVSLILADTEYELVSVSDGNSAIEKICETKPDMVIVDAAMPGKNGYEVCKYVKNTSSLKHIPVLLLTGTFEPINEEEAKRAGVDDSIVKPFDSQELIDKITNLFLHPKMVEDEPVTMSPTEPANLTDDWGFVDEDKGDLKASSIDDIPIIEPLEEIIEGTDAEFDADSKQETHALKETEERVKETLLQPLSPSLEPAGLEAAISSQLEYSVEKTVEEMAKKIIPDIAEKAVKKEIEKIFNVLLKTISTGT, from the coding sequence ATGACAGGGAAAATACTTTTAGCAGACGACAGCGTAACTATACAGAAGGTTGTTTCGCTTATTCTTGCTGATACAGAATACGAATTGGTTTCTGTTAGTGATGGCAATTCTGCAATTGAAAAGATATGTGAAACAAAACCTGATATGGTTATAGTGGATGCTGCAATGCCCGGCAAGAATGGCTATGAAGTGTGCAAATATGTAAAGAATACATCATCTTTAAAGCATATCCCTGTCCTTCTCCTGACAGGAACATTTGAACCAATAAATGAAGAAGAGGCAAAAAGGGCAGGTGTTGATGACAGTATAGTTAAACCATTTGACTCTCAGGAACTGATAGATAAGATTACAAATCTATTCCTGCACCCCAAAATGGTTGAGGATGAACCTGTAACTATGTCCCCGACAGAACCTGCCAATTTAACTGATGATTGGGGATTTGTGGACGAGGATAAAGGGGATTTAAAGGCAAGCAGTATTGATGATATTCCGATAATTGAACCGCTGGAAGAGATAATAGAAGGAACTGATGCTGAATTTGATGCAGATTCTAAACAAGAAACCCATGCACTGAAAGAAACAGAGGAAAGGGTAAAAGAAACCTTGCTGCAGCCATTGTCTCCATCCTTAGAACCTGCAGGGCTTGAGGCAGCAATAAGTTCGCAACTTGAGTACTCTGTGGAAAAAACAGTTGAAGAGATGGCTAAAAAAATTATCCCTGACATTGCAGAAAAAGCAGTAAAAAAAGAGATTGAAAAAATCTTTAATGTGCTATTAAAGACAATAAGCACAGGAACTTAA
- a CDS encoding sensor domain-containing diguanylate cyclase, with translation MAETIEDLKFLGDSNLFIFAHKESKALKERFFELYTLYRLSQNLNLSLQVTELFDSTVKFLKTSLNIKDFCFMLLDEECGELKVWKANGITHDETEDITFKLGEGITGIVASTGESILIQDISKDNRCIDCKEIIPSVGSLLAIPMISNGNTVGVMTIHKQDINAFKEDDKKFFSAIASTVANSIDRARSYEKAQKESMIDSLTGLYNRRFFSDSIIRQSSRAVRYGETFSIIMLDIDHFKYFNDTYGHIVGDEILKNLASIIRANIRQSDIVARYGGEEFVILLPRICKEDAVLTAEKTRLMVEEKLAQSITGKDIEKITITLGVAAYSQDGTTPEEITNSADRFMLMGKQKGRNKVIWSLSGDKEYIAYEKRVSTRYVTVLKGAQNVNVNTNQASSFIEIRTEEEWKMCVLKDISKTGFRGEVEFETKIEDTYTGNVPLASQESNPFSMKVVYVKKNQHNRYEFGAEVIEGSENWKKFYISILY, from the coding sequence ATGGCCGAGACTATTGAAGATTTAAAGTTTTTAGGTGATAGCAACCTGTTTATCTTTGCCCATAAAGAAAGCAAGGCATTAAAGGAACGATTTTTTGAACTATATACCCTTTATAGATTAAGTCAAAATCTAAATCTCTCCCTTCAGGTAACAGAACTCTTTGACAGCACAGTAAAATTTCTAAAAACCTCCCTCAATATTAAAGATTTCTGCTTTATGCTTCTGGATGAGGAATGCGGCGAACTCAAGGTGTGGAAGGCAAACGGAATCACCCACGATGAAACAGAGGATATAACATTTAAATTGGGTGAAGGAATTACAGGGATTGTAGCATCTACAGGCGAGTCTATTCTGATTCAGGACATTAGTAAAGATAATAGATGCATAGATTGTAAGGAAATTATACCTTCTGTAGGCTCACTTCTGGCAATACCAATGATAAGTAACGGCAATACAGTGGGGGTCATGACCATCCATAAACAGGATATTAATGCCTTTAAAGAAGATGATAAAAAATTTTTTAGTGCCATAGCATCAACAGTGGCAAATAGCATTGACAGGGCAAGGTCCTATGAAAAGGCACAAAAAGAGTCTATGATTGATAGTCTAACAGGACTATACAACAGGAGATTCTTTTCTGACAGCATAATCAGGCAGTCAAGCAGGGCAGTTAGATACGGCGAAACCTTTTCCATTATTATGCTGGATATTGACCATTTTAAATATTTTAATGACACATACGGTCATATTGTTGGTGATGAAATACTTAAAAATCTGGCATCAATCATCAGGGCAAATATAAGACAGAGCGATATCGTTGCCAGATATGGCGGTGAGGAGTTTGTAATACTCCTGCCCAGAATATGTAAGGAGGACGCTGTGCTCACCGCTGAAAAGACAAGGCTCATGGTTGAGGAGAAACTTGCCCAAAGTATAACAGGTAAAGATATTGAAAAAATAACCATAACTTTAGGTGTGGCAGCATATTCACAGGATGGGACTACACCAGAAGAGATTACTAACAGTGCAGACAGATTTATGCTCATGGGCAAACAAAAGGGACGAAATAAGGTGATTTGGAGTTTATCAGGGGACAAGGAATATATCGCATATGAAAAGAGGGTATCTACAAGATATGTTACGGTTTTAAAAGGCGCTCAAAATGTCAATGTAAATACAAATCAGGCATCTTCTTTTATTGAAATCAGGACAGAAGAAGAGTGGAAGATGTGTGTGTTAAAGGATATCAGCAAGACAGGGTTTAGAGGAGAGGTTGAATTTGAAACCAAAATAGAAGATACATATACAGGGAATGTGCCTCTGGCTTCACAAGAGTCTAATCCTTTTTCCATGAAAGTTGTTTATGTAAAGAAAAATCAGCATAACAGATACGAGTTTGGGGCAGAAGTCATAGAAGGCAGCGAAAACTGGAAAAAGTTTTACATATCAATTTTATATTAA
- a CDS encoding valine--tRNA ligase: MNKKELNKVYNPKTIEEKWARFWLDENIFHANTESKKPAFAMVIPPPNITGSLHIGHALNNSIQDILARYKRMKGFKVLWLPGTDHAGIATQNVVEKQIALEGTDRHKIGREKFIERVWKWKEESGGQIINQLKRLGSSCDWARLRFTMDEGLSKAVREVFVRLYNEGLIYRGDYIINWCPRCHTALSDLEVETEETDGSLYYINYPIADVGTDLKSIPSFLTVATTRPETMLGDTAVAVHPDDKRYKSFIGKTLILPLIEREIPVIADSTVSTEFGTGAVKITPSHDFNDFEMARRHNLRYLKVMDLEGRMNENAGIYKGMDRFACRKKVVEDLKELGLLQKIEKYKINLGHCYRCKTVVEPTESKQWFVKIKPLAEPAIKAVEDGRTRFIPKNWENTYFDWMRNIRDWCISRQIWWGHRIPAWYCEQCDFITVSAEEPEVCEKCKSPEIQQETDVLDTWFSSALWPFSTLGWPNETKELKTFYPTSTLVTSFDIIFFWVARMLMLGLKFMDDVPFRDVYIHALIRDAEGQKMSKSKGNVIDPLVMMEKYGTDAFRFTLAAMAAQGRDIKLAEERIEGYRNFANKIWNLARFTLMSLGVKKSTPQLLNPSTPQLSLADKWILTRLNKTIEDVTKGIDEYSFDHAANAIYQFIWHELCDWYVELIKPDLRGDNGDEKKKDSQMVLLKVLQDSMKLLHPFMPFITEEIWETITSQESGVRSQGSGKSIQDTAFPEVDEKTIFKDDEIKMNRLMDVIKAIRNLRSEFNIPPSANIEVICHTEKDDEIELLKSEDAYVKTLTRSSAFGRERHAFHPSTLKLKDAATAVVGGIEIFIPLKGLIDISEETSRLGKEVEKVMKDISGLEKRLSNEAFVSKAPAEVVEKDKTRFTELTMKKAKIEENIQRLNGLR, translated from the coding sequence ATGAACAAAAAAGAACTTAATAAGGTCTATAATCCAAAAACCATTGAAGAAAAGTGGGCAAGGTTCTGGCTGGATGAAAATATCTTCCATGCTAATACGGAGTCTAAAAAGCCAGCATTTGCAATGGTGATTCCTCCGCCGAATATCACAGGTTCACTTCATATTGGTCATGCCTTGAATAATTCAATTCAGGACATCCTTGCAAGATACAAACGGATGAAGGGTTTTAAGGTCCTTTGGCTCCCTGGCACAGACCATGCAGGCATTGCAACCCAAAATGTAGTTGAAAAACAAATTGCGTTAGAAGGCACAGACCGTCACAAAATCGGAAGAGAGAAATTTATTGAAAGGGTCTGGAAGTGGAAAGAGGAGTCTGGCGGACAAATCATAAATCAGTTAAAAAGACTCGGCTCATCATGCGATTGGGCAAGGCTTCGTTTTACAATGGATGAAGGGCTGTCAAAGGCTGTGCGTGAGGTGTTCGTAAGGTTATACAATGAAGGATTGATATACAGAGGGGACTATATCATAAACTGGTGTCCAAGATGTCATACCGCTTTATCTGATTTAGAGGTTGAGACAGAGGAAACTGACGGCAGCCTTTATTACATAAATTATCCAATCGCAGATGTGGGGACAGATTTAAAATCTATCCCCAGTTTTTTGACTGTTGCGACAACAAGACCTGAAACAATGCTCGGCGATACTGCAGTTGCAGTCCATCCAGATGACAAAAGATATAAATCGTTTATCGGCAAGACGCTTATCCTGCCGCTCATTGAAAGGGAGATTCCAGTTATTGCGGATTCAACTGTCAGTACGGAGTTTGGCACAGGCGCAGTCAAGATTACACCGAGCCATGATTTTAATGATTTTGAGATGGCTAGAAGGCATAACCTCCGGTATCTCAAGGTAATGGATTTAGAAGGCAGGATGAATGAGAATGCAGGCATCTATAAAGGTATGGACAGGTTTGCATGCCGTAAAAAGGTTGTAGAGGATTTAAAAGAACTGGGGCTTCTGCAAAAAATAGAAAAATACAAAATCAATCTCGGACACTGCTACAGGTGCAAAACTGTTGTTGAACCGACAGAATCAAAACAGTGGTTTGTAAAAATCAAGCCTCTGGCAGAGCCAGCAATAAAGGCTGTGGAGGACGGCAGGACAAGGTTCATTCCAAAGAATTGGGAGAATACATACTTTGACTGGATGAGGAACATCCGTGACTGGTGCATATCAAGGCAAATCTGGTGGGGGCACAGAATACCTGCATGGTACTGCGAGCAGTGTGATTTTATAACGGTTTCAGCAGAAGAACCAGAGGTCTGCGAAAAATGCAAATCCCCTGAAATCCAGCAAGAGACCGATGTCCTTGACACATGGTTCTCTTCAGCCCTCTGGCCTTTTTCAACATTAGGCTGGCCAAATGAAACAAAGGAACTTAAAACCTTCTATCCCACATCAACACTTGTAACGAGTTTTGACATTATATTTTTCTGGGTGGCAAGGATGCTCATGCTCGGTTTAAAATTCATGGATGATGTGCCGTTCAGAGATGTGTATATCCACGCACTTATAAGGGATGCCGAAGGGCAGAAGATGAGCAAGTCAAAGGGCAATGTCATTGACCCGCTTGTTATGATGGAAAAATACGGAACTGACGCATTCAGATTTACCCTCGCAGCAATGGCTGCGCAGGGAAGGGACATAAAACTTGCAGAGGAGAGGATTGAAGGCTACAGAAACTTTGCAAACAAGATTTGGAATCTGGCAAGGTTTACGCTAATGAGTTTAGGAGTTAAAAAATCAACTCCTCAACTCCTCAACCCCTCAACTCCTCAACTCTCTCTTGCTGATAAATGGATTTTAACCCGCCTGAATAAAACCATTGAAGATGTTACAAAGGGCATTGATGAATATTCTTTTGACCATGCTGCAAATGCAATCTATCAATTTATATGGCATGAACTCTGCGACTGGTATGTGGAACTTATAAAACCTGATTTAAGGGGAGATAATGGGGATGAGAAAAAAAAGGACAGCCAGATGGTTCTGTTAAAGGTCTTGCAGGATTCCATGAAACTACTACACCCATTTATGCCGTTTATAACAGAGGAAATCTGGGAAACTATTACAAGTCAGGAGTCAGGGGTCAGGAGTCAAGGGTCAGGGAAAAGCATTCAGGATACAGCATTCCCTGAAGTAGATGAAAAAACTATATTTAAAGATGATGAAATCAAGATGAATAGACTAATGGATGTTATAAAGGCAATAAGGAATTTAAGGAGTGAATTTAATATACCACCATCAGCAAATATAGAGGTAATATGCCATACAGAAAAAGATGATGAAATAGAATTACTGAAAAGTGAAGATGCTTATGTAAAGACCCTTACAAGGTCTTCAGCCTTCGGCCGTGAAAGGCATGCTTTTCACCCTTCAACCTTAAAACTTAAAGATGCTGCCACTGCGGTTGTCGGCGGTATAGAGATATTTATACCGCTGAAAGGATTGATAGATATTTCCGAAGAAACCAGCCGTCTTGGAAAAGAGGTAGAAAAGGTTATGAAAGATATTTCAGGACTTGAAAAGAGGCTCTCAAATGAGGCATTTGTCTCAAAAGCGCCAGCAGAGGTGGTTGAAAAGGACAAGACAAGATTTACAGAACTTACCATGAAAAAGGCAAAGATTGAGGAAAATATACAAAGGCTGAATGGATTGAGATGA
- the glgA gene encoding glycogen synthase GlgA → MKILFAASEATPYAKTGGLGDVCGALPKALNKLGCDVRLIIPFYRQIQESGVRSQESGEKSAIKDTGIQVSVNIGIKETTGRLSGLTPPALSRKKHAFCPTVYFLKCDEYYDREYLYSTPDSDYPDNLERFAFFSRGVLEAVKQLDFKPDIIHCHDWQTGLIPAYLKTVYKNVPFYANIKTLFTIHNIAYQGLFPSHMFPITWLPDYVFNPEDMEFWGQINLLKSGIVFSDMITTVSKKYCQEIQTPKFGFGLEGVLNTKKDKLFGILNGVDYDEWDPAKDKFIPANYTQKNLSGKILCRKALLKEYGLKIPDDIPLIGIISRFTSQKGFDILSEAMDNIMSMNIGMVVVGSGERKYSGMFESLAGIYPEKLGVKIAFDDKLAHMITAGCDMILMPSYYEPCGMTQMYALKYGTIPIVRATGGLDDTVQNFDTAAGSGNGFKFHDYSPVALTEKIKKALAAFHSKGAWDKLIQNAMSLDFSWEGSAKKYLELYHLIT, encoded by the coding sequence ATGAAAATCCTTTTTGCTGCATCTGAAGCCACACCATATGCAAAAACAGGCGGTCTTGGCGATGTTTGCGGGGCATTGCCAAAGGCGCTTAATAAACTCGGCTGTGATGTAAGGCTCATAATACCGTTTTATAGACAGATTCAGGAGTCAGGAGTCAGGAGTCAGGAGTCAGGAGAAAAATCAGCAATTAAAGATACAGGGATTCAAGTTTCTGTTAATATCGGCATCAAAGAAACCACTGGACGATTATCTGGATTAACACCTCCAGCCTTGAGCCGCAAAAAGCATGCTTTTTGCCCTACAGTCTATTTTCTTAAATGCGACGAATACTATGACAGGGAATACCTCTATTCTACCCCTGACAGCGACTACCCTGATAATCTGGAAAGATTTGCGTTTTTTTCAAGAGGTGTGCTTGAGGCAGTAAAACAACTGGATTTCAAGCCTGACATCATCCACTGCCACGACTGGCAGACAGGGTTAATACCAGCATATCTCAAGACTGTATATAAGAATGTCCCTTTCTATGCAAACATAAAAACCTTGTTTACCATCCACAATATCGCTTATCAGGGACTATTCCCGTCACATATGTTTCCAATAACATGGCTTCCTGATTATGTTTTCAATCCAGAAGATATGGAATTTTGGGGACAAATCAACCTTCTTAAATCAGGCATTGTATTTTCAGATATGATAACAACAGTCAGCAAAAAATATTGTCAGGAGATACAAACCCCCAAATTTGGGTTTGGGCTTGAAGGCGTACTAAATACAAAGAAGGATAAACTCTTTGGCATATTGAATGGTGTTGACTATGACGAATGGGATCCTGCAAAGGATAAATTTATCCCGGCAAACTACACCCAAAAAAATTTATCAGGCAAGATATTATGCAGAAAGGCATTACTTAAAGAGTATGGGTTAAAAATCCCTGACGATATACCTTTAATCGGCATAATATCAAGATTTACCAGCCAGAAGGGTTTTGATATACTTTCAGAGGCAATGGACAATATTATGTCAATGAATATTGGAATGGTGGTGGTGGGCTCGGGTGAGAGGAAATACAGTGGCATGTTTGAATCCCTTGCAGGGATATATCCTGAAAAACTTGGCGTGAAGATTGCCTTTGATGACAAACTGGCGCATATGATTACAGCAGGCTGTGATATGATACTCATGCCGTCTTATTATGAGCCATGCGGTATGACCCAGATGTATGCCTTAAAATACGGCACAATTCCAATTGTCAGGGCAACAGGCGGACTTGATGATACAGTCCAGAATTTTGATACTGCAGCAGGCAGCGGTAATGGTTTTAAATTCCATGATTATTCACCCGTTGCATTAACCGAAAAGATAAAGAAGGCTTTAGCCGCATTTCATAGTAAGGGGGCATGGGATAAACTAATCCAAAATGCCATGTCTTTAGACTTCTCATGGGAAGGGTCAGCAAAAAAGTATCTTGAGTTGTATCATCTGATAACTTGA
- a CDS encoding DUF3047 domain-containing protein codes for MLLGVNFPGTIDAQEEIIHLARFAQINSITMSGWQIKEWKGHADIKVVNTDDAGQVLHLKSRGTSTALYKEIALNIAEIPYLNWQWKVTKLPDGGDVRIKSTDDQAAQIYIVFPKFPLHVNSRIIGYIWDTNAPQGSIATSQKFSKTKYIILRSGKSDMGRWLNEKRNVYEDYKMLFGEEPPKIGKVSVMIDSDDTKSSAEAFVGDIYLSRN; via the coding sequence GTGTTACTGGGGGTAAATTTTCCCGGCACAATTGATGCTCAGGAGGAGATAATCCATCTTGCAAGGTTTGCACAAATAAACAGTATTACTATGTCAGGGTGGCAGATAAAAGAGTGGAAAGGACATGCAGATATAAAGGTTGTTAATACTGATGATGCGGGACAGGTTTTACACCTGAAAAGCAGGGGGACATCTACAGCCCTCTACAAGGAGATAGCTCTAAATATAGCAGAAATACCATATCTCAACTGGCAGTGGAAGGTGACAAAACTTCCTGATGGCGGAGATGTGAGGATAAAGTCTACAGATGACCAGGCAGCCCAAATTTATATTGTGTTCCCAAAATTTCCATTACATGTAAACAGCAGAATCATCGGATACATCTGGGACACAAATGCCCCTCAAGGAAGCATTGCAACAAGTCAAAAATTTTCAAAAACGAAATATATTATCTTAAGAAGTGGAAAGAGCGATATGGGCAGGTGGCTGAATGAGAAAAGAAATGTATATGAAGATTATAAGATGTTATTTGGTGAAGAGCCTCCCAAAATTGGGAAGGTATCTGTTATGATAGATTCAGATGACACAAAGAGCAGTGCCGAGGCATTTGTTGGGGATATATACCTTTCCAGAAACTAA